GCGCTTGCGTTCCGCCCGTCCATCTCCTCACGAACGGCGCGATACATGCATTTAGGCAAAAGCCGGCAAAGCCGTCAATCAATTGTCTGACGATTAATTTCGAGACTCGACAAAAAATCGGTTTTGTAGGACAAATAGGAATTGACCGTTGGCGAAAAGCCGATATTAGCTAGCCTCGGAGGAATAATTTGCCCACCGAGCGCGCATAGGGCGGAAGGGGCAAATGGCTTGACGATCAAGGATTCGGCTGCGCCAGTATTGGCTCAACGGATCGGCAAATGCTTATCAGTCCGGCCCGGAACACGAGCATTGGGAAGATGCTCAACATCGTTCTTGCGCATCCGGTCTGATCGGTGTGGCGGGCACGCGGTGTCCGTCTGTTTCAAGGGAGGACTGACATGAGGAAAACACTTTTGCTTGCCGCCGTCGCCGCCATGGCGTTGGGCGCCGGGCCGGCTTTGGCCAAGAAACAGCTCGTCATCGTCGTGAAGGGGCTCGACAACCCGTTCTTCGAAGCCATCCATCAGGGCTGCGAGAAATGGAACAAAGAGAACGCCAGCTCGGAATATGAGTGCTTCTATACCGGCCCGGCATCGACCTCGGACGAGGCCGGTGAAGCGCAGATCGTGCAGGACATGCTGAGCAAGCCCGACACGGTCGCGATGGCGATCTCGCCGTCCAACGCGCCGCTGATCGCGCAGACGATCAAGAGCGCCAATCCGTCGATCCCGATCATGACGGTCGACGCCGACCTTGCCAAGGAAGACGCCGCCCTTCGCAAGACCTATCTCGGCACCGACAACTACCTTATGGGCAAGAAGATCGGCGAGTACATCAAGAAGGCCAAGCCGAATGGCGGCACGGTCTGCACCATCGAGGGCAATCCGGCGGCCGACAACATTCTGCGCCGCGCGCAAGGCATGCGCGACGCGCTGACGGGCAAGGAAGGCCTCGCGGCACTTGCCGGCGAAGGCGGCTGGACCGAAGCCCCCGGCTGCCCGGTGTTCACCAATGACGACGGCGCCAAGGGCGTGCAGGCGATGACCGACATCCTTGCAGCCAATCCGAAGCTCGACGCCTTTGGCATCATGGGCGGCTGGCCGCTGTTCGGCGCCCCGCAGCCCTATCGCGACCTGTTCAAGCCGATGGCCGACAAGATCGCCAAGAACGAGTTCGTCATCGGCGCCGCCGACACGATCGGCGACGAGGTGGCGATCGCCAAGGAAGGCCTGGTGACGGCGCTGGTCGGCCAGCGGCCGTTCGAAATGGGCTATAAGGCGCCTTCGGTGATGCTCGACCTCATCGGCGGCAAGAAGGTCGACGATCCGGTCTTCACCGGGCTCGACGAGTGCACCAAGGAAACGGCCGACACCTGTATCCAGAAGTAGGCTGCATCGAAACCGTCGAAAAAACAGGGGGCGCCCACAAGGCGCCCCCGCACTTTTCCTGGAATTGCTCTTAGATCTTCTGCTTCACGCCGTCCCTCGAAGGCATCAGGTCGACGCCGTTGAGCTTGCCGATATGGGTGGCGAGCATCGGTACATATTGTTCGGCGGGGCCGGCGGCATGCGCCGTCGCAAAGGAATTCTTGGTTGCGTTGCCGAGCGGGTTGGCGATGCCGGCCGCGCCAGCCATCGATTCCAGATAGGTCAGGTCCTTGAAGGCGTTGGCGATGGTGAACTTGTGCGCGTCGCGGTCGCCCTCCAAGGTCCAGCGCATGAAGGTCTGGTAGAAGCCGCAATCCATGCGGCCGTTGCGGATGACGCTGTCGAAGCGCGCTGGCGAGATGCCGACCTTCTGCGCCAGCGCCAGGGCCTCGGAATAGATCGCCGCATAGCCCAGCGAGACGAAGTTGTTGAGCAGCTTCATGCGATGGCCGTCGCCGGTGTCGCCGATATGGACGATGCGGCCGGCCCAGGTCTCGATCACCGGCTTCAGCCTGGCGAACACCGCGTCCGGCGCGCCGACCATGGCGTCGAGCATGCCTTCCCAGGCTTCCTTCGGCGTGCGGCTGAGCGGCGCGTCGACATAATCGATGCCGAGCGCCTTGAGCTCGGCGGCGAGCGCCACGGTTGAGACCGGGTCGGAGGTCGAGCAGTCGACGACCACCGAGCCTTGCTTCAGGCCTTCCTTCAGCCCGCCGGGGCCGCGGATGATCGCCTCCACCTCGCGCGAGCCGGTGACGCAGATGAAGACGATGTCGGAAGCCGCCGCCACCTCCTTGGAGGTGGCCACTTCCCTGGCGCCGCGTCCCAAAAGGTCTTCCGCGGGCTTGCGGTTCTTGCGGCCAAGGAAGGTCAGCGGATAGCCCTTGTCGACGATGTTCTTAGCGATGCCGTGCCCCATCAGGCCTAGGCCGATGAAACCGATATTCTCGCGGGCAGCGGTGGTGCTCATGTCGTCTCTTCCCTGTCTTTCGTGGTGATGGGCGCCCGCGCGGCGGGCGTTTGTCGAGCAGGTTTCCGCGGATCGCGGTTGGCAAGCGATTGCGGAATACCTTATTGTCTGACAATACACATAATTCCTGAGCCTTGTGGAGAGCAAAATGACGAAGCGGATCATGTTCACCGGCGGCAGCGGCAAGGCCGGCCGGCATGTCGTTCAGTATCTGGTCGAACATGGCTGCCAGGTGCTCAATATCGACACCAGGCCGCTCGACAATCCGAAGGTGCGCACGCTTATCACCGACATCACCGACAGCGGGCAGGTGTTCAATGCGCTGTCGAGCTATATGGGCCTGCACGAATTCGATCCCTCACTGAGGGCCCAACCGGTCGACGCCGTGGTGCATTTCGCGGCGATCCCGCGCATCATGATCACGCCGGACAACGAGGTGTTCCGCATCAACGCGATGGGCACCTACAACGTCATCGAAGCGGCGGTGAAGCTCGGCATCCGCAAGGTCGTCATCGCCTCTTCGGAGACCACCTACGGGCTGGTCTTTGCCAACGAGCCGCGCAATCCCACGCATTTTCCGCTCGACGAGGACTATGACGTCGACCCGATGGACTCCTACGCGCTGTCGAAGATCGTCAACGAGAAGACGGCGCGAGCTTTCGCGCTGCGCAGCGGCGCCGACATCTATGCGCTGCGCATCGGCAACGTCATCGAGCCGCATGAATATTCGCTCTTCCCGAAATGGTTCGCCGATCCCGGCTTCCGCAAGCGCATCGCCTGGAGCTACATCGACGCGCGCGACCTCGGCCAGATCACCCTGCGCGCCATCGAGAAGGACGGCCTGGGCTACCAGGTGTTCAACGCGGCCAATGACGATACCTCGTCGGACCTGCCGACGGCGGAATTGTTGAAGCGCTTTTATCCAGGCGTGCCGGTCAACGCTGAACTCGGCGAATATGAGACGCTGCTATCCAACCGGAAGGCGCGCGACGTGCTCGGCTTCCGGCCTGAGCACAGCTGGCGCAAATACGTCAAAACCGCCTGAGGCGAGGCCAAATGCCGGTTGATCTGTGCACATCTCAGCAGGTTGTAGCTAAGCGGGCCTGCCGTGCTTGACAGCCCCTGAAAACGGGATTTTCTGAACCTATGCGGGACGCGAAGCCGAACAACGAAAAAAAGCCGATGAAGACGGCGGCCGCGGAGCGTCCAGCCGGCTTCCGCCGGGCCGACGCGCCACGCATCCCCGGCGCCAGCGTGCACACCTCTCTGGCCAGCGAGATCGGGCTTCGCATCGTGCGCGGCGATTATCCGCCGGGCACCATCCTGCCCAATGAAGCGAAATGGTCGGAGACCTTCGACGTCAGCCGCTCGGCGGTGCGCGAGGCGATCAAGATGCTGATGGCGAAGAGCCTCCTGGCGTCGCGACCCAAGATCGGCAGTTGGGTCGAGCCGAAGGAACGCTGGAACCTTCTCGACCGCGACGTGCTCGCTTGGTACGCGACGTCGCCGGATCGCGAGGTGTTCCTGAGGACAGTGCAGGAATTCCGCCATATCATAGAGCCAGAGGCGACGGCCTTCGCGGCGATGCGGCGCACTGACGAGCAGATGGCCGAGATCAGCCAGGCCTGCCGCGAGATGGGCGAGGCCACCAACCTGCAGGAGCGAACCCGCGCCGACACGCGCTTCCATCTCGCAATCCTCAGGGCCTCGGGCAACGACCTCCTGGTGCCGCTGGGCGTGCTGATCGAATCCGCCTTCGACCATCTTTTCGCATACACGACGCGCGAGTTGGACGATCTGCAGCATGTCCAGAAGCTGCATGAGGCGATTGAGAGGAATATCCGCCTGAAGAGACCGGACGCGGCGCGCAACGCGGTCCGCAAGTTGTTGGCCAACACCGACGAAGTGATCCAATCGCGTTAGGGTCTGCCCCGACCTGGCAGATTTAATGCTGATCCTGCTTCTCTCGGCCGAAGGCGACGCGCAACTCATCCTTCGCCTTTTCCAGCACCTTCTTGCGCTCATCAGGCAGGTTCTTGCCGGCGCGGTTGATGTAGAAATTCAACATCGACATGGCGGATTGGAACGGCTCCGCCTTGCGACGGTCGCTGTGCTCGGCCGAGCGCTTCAGCGAGGCGGCGATCTTCCTGGCGTCGTCGGATTCAAAGACGTGCTCCTCGAGATCCAGCGCATCGCTGTGCTCGGTCACGTCGGCTGACCATTTCTTCTTTGCGGTCATGGCGAAACTCCTTGCCAGAGCGGTTCACCGGTTTGCCGCTGAACCGCTCCATCTCTTTGTTTCCAGCAATTCCGGACGGAAAACCGTTAGACACTTTTCCTGGAATTGCTCTGAGGCAAAACTCCAGGAAATGAGACGGGTTCCCGGTTCTGGTGCCACGGATTGGCCGGTCGTGGCGCTGCTCGGCCCGGCAAATGCGCCGATAGTGGAGGCCGAACCGCGGACTTCCGAGAACAGCGGACAGGAACGCCTTGACGACGATCTCCAGCAATGCAGCGCCCCCGGGCATAGACAGCGCTTATGCCTGGACGAGGCTGGCCATTTCCGTGTTGCTAGCGACCATTGGGGGTGTCGGCATGTGGGCGGTGGTCGTCGTTCTGCCGGCGGTCCAGGCCGAGTTTGGCGTCGATCGCGCGGCGGCGTCGATGCCTTACACCGCGACCATGGTTGGCTTCGCGGCCGGCAATGTGCTGGTCGGGCGCGCCATCGATCGTGTCGGTTACTGGATCCCGGCGCTTGTTTCCTCAACGGCGCTGGCTGCCGGCTTCCTGCTGGCGTCGCTCTCCGATTCAATCCTGCAGTTCACCTTCGCCCAAGGCTTGTTGATCGGGTTGGGGACATCGGCGATTTTCGGACCGCTGATCGCCGACATCTCGCACTGGTTCAATCGCCGGCGCGGCGTTGCGGTGGCCGCGGCTGCGTCCGGCAGCTATCTCGCCGGAACGGTCTGGCCGGCGATCATACCGCCGCTGATGCGGGCGGAGGGCTGGCGCTTCACCTATCTGGTAATCGGCATCGCGTGCCTGGCGACGATGGTGCCGCTGGTTCTGATGTTGCGCCGGCGTGCTCCGGTGGTCGTCGCAGGCTCGCCAGGCACGCGCCTGGTCCAGCCGATCGCATTGTCGCCGGCTGCACTTCAGATGCTGCTGGTGATAGCTGGTCTCGGCTGCTGCGTGGCGATGTCGATGCCGCAGGTGCATATCGTCGCCTATTGCCTGGACCTCGGCTATGGCGTCGCGCATGGCGCCGACATGCTCTCGATCATGATGGCCGCCGGCGTCGTCAGCCGCCTCGCTTCCGGCTTCGTCGCCGATCGGATCGGCGGGGTGAGGACCTTGCTGATCGGTTCGGTTCTGCAATGCCTGTCGTTGTTCTTTTACATTCCCTTCGACGGGCTCGCCTCGCTCTACATCGTCTCGCTGGTGTTCGGCTTGTCGCAAGGCGGCATCGTGCCTTGCTACGCGATCATCGTGCGGGAATACATGCCCGCCAAGGAGGCTGGCCAACGCGTGGGCATCGTCATCATGGCGACCATTTTCGGCATGGCTATCGGTGGCTGGATGTCGGGCTGGATCTACGACCTCACCGGTTCCTATTCGGCCGCCTTCCTGAACGGGATTGCCTGGAACCTGCTCAACATCCTGGTGATGCTTCTGGTGTTCTGGAAGGCAAGACGCAGCGTCATCGTCGTGGCCTGACGGGCTGGTGCCGGCGCTTTTGCAGGAAGACGCCTCGGCTTGACAACAAATCGCGGCTGCGCGACGCCAAGCCAAATGAACGCGGTACGGGCCTGCGAGATGGCGACACCAAGATCAATGGCATTGCGGGCGCGCAGCGGGCGGGATTTGCCGCACGGGGCTTGCCCTTGAGCAAGCCGCGCTCCCGCCGCGGCGGCGGCCGTCCGACCATTGCCGATGTCGCGCGCAAGGCGGGTGTCGGCGCGATCACGGTGTCGCGCGCGCTGCGCGAGCCCGGACGGGTGTCGGAGGACCTTCGCCGGCAGATACAGGCAGCGGTCGACGAACTCGGCTACGTGCCCGACCCGAACGCGCGCGCGCTTGCCTCGGCGCGCGCCGAGGTGTTCGGCGTACTGGTGCCTTCGCTCACCAACAACGTCTTCGCCGAAGTCGTGCGCGGCATCTATGACAGTCTCTCCGACAGCCCGTTCCGCATCCAGATCGGCAACACGCATTATTCCGGCCTGGAGGAAGAGCGGCTGCTGCAGGTCTTCGGATCGCAACGTCCGGCGGCGCTGATCGTGGCCGGCATCGACCAGACCCCCGGCGCGCGACGACTGCTGGAGAATGCCGGCTGCCCTGTGGTGCAGGTGATGGAGACCGGGCCGGACCCGGTCGACATGATGGTCGGCTTCTCGCATCTCGACGGCGGCAGGACGGCCACCGAGCACCTTCTGCAGGCCGGCTATCGCAAGATCGGCTTCATCGGCGCCAGGATGGATCCGCGTTCGCAGCGGCGCCTTGCCGGCTACCGCGCCGCCATGGAGGCTGCCGGGCTGTTCGATCCGCGGCTGGTCACCACGACGCCGGTGCCGTCAAGCGTGAGCCTCGGGCGCGAGCTGTTCCGTGACGCACTGGCCAAGATGCCGACGCTGGACGGCGTGTTCTGCAACAATGACGATATCGCGCTCGGCGTTCTGTTCGAATGCCGTCGCGCTTCTATCGACGTGCCAAAACAGATCGGCATTGTCGGCTTCAATGATCTCGACATGATGCAGGTTTCGTTTCCCTCGATCACCAGCGTGCGCACGCACCGCTATGAAATCGGCACACGATCCGTCGCCATGGCGCTTGCGGCGATCGCCGGAAACCGGCCGCAACAGCGGATCGTCGATCTCGGTTTCGAGCTCATGCGGCGCGAGAGCACCGCGCGTTGAAGAGCCTGGAAAAATGTTGAAGGCACCGCTTTACAGCCAATCATGGTAGCGCTACCATTTGTCTGTAAAATCGACATTTGGCGGGATTGGAGGCTGTTTATTATACATAAGCAACAGTCCTTGCTTGTTTATTATGTATAATATGATAGTTTTCTAAATTGCCAGGAACACTGAGGGGGAGAGGAGGATCAGGGCGACGTGGGTCGTCCCTGTGGGCGTGTTTGGTGGGCGGAGGGTGCCGACCGTGAGCGCCAGGATTCATCACAAGCAGAACTGCAACTGGGAGGAATATCGATGATCAAGTCACTCGTTGGCGGCGTCATTGCCGCCACTGCATTCGTCATGCTGGGTTCGTCGGCGATCGCCGGACCTGAAGTGGTCAAGGGACCCGCGGCAGAGCCGGACTGCTTTGCGCCATGGGCGGCCGACACGCAGTTTTTCAAATTTCCGAAAAAAGACGGTCCTTACCGCATCGCGCTTGCCAACGGCTACATCGCCAACACCTGGCGCATCCAGATGATCCAGACGGCCAAGGCCTATGCGGCGCAGCCGGATGTCGCCAAGAAGCTCAAGGAATTCAAGGTCGTGTCGACCGGCGAGGATGTGCCGGCGCAGATTTCGGCGATCAACAACTTCATCGATTCCGGCTTCGACGCGATCGTCGTCAACGCACAGAATCCGACCGCCTTCGGGCCAGTCATCAAGCGTGCCAAGGAAGCCGGCGTCGTGCTCGTTGCCTTCGACAACATCCTCGACACCAAGGATGCCATCAACGTCAATGTCGACCAGAAGGGCCTGGGCGAGCTCTGGGGCAAATGGCTGGTCGCGCATGTGCCGAATGGCGGCAAGGTGCTCGAAGTGCGCGGCGTTGCCGGCACCTCGGTCGACACCGATCGCCACAACGGCATCCACGAGGTGCTCGATGGGTCGGGCAAGAAGTGGGACGTCACCGAGGTCGTCGGCAAGTGGGATGACGGCGTGGCGCAAAAGGCCACGGCCGATGCCATCGCCACCAGCGGGCCGTTCGACGGCGTCACCGGGCAAGGCGGCGACACCGGCATCGTGCAGGCGATGATCGACGCCAAGCATCCCT
This region of Mesorhizobium sp. M2A.F.Ca.ET.046.03.2.1 genomic DNA includes:
- a CDS encoding sugar-binding protein gives rise to the protein MRKTLLLAAVAAMALGAGPALAKKQLVIVVKGLDNPFFEAIHQGCEKWNKENASSEYECFYTGPASTSDEAGEAQIVQDMLSKPDTVAMAISPSNAPLIAQTIKSANPSIPIMTVDADLAKEDAALRKTYLGTDNYLMGKKIGEYIKKAKPNGGTVCTIEGNPAADNILRRAQGMRDALTGKEGLAALAGEGGWTEAPGCPVFTNDDGAKGVQAMTDILAANPKLDAFGIMGGWPLFGAPQPYRDLFKPMADKIAKNEFVIGAADTIGDEVAIAKEGLVTALVGQRPFEMGYKAPSVMLDLIGGKKVDDPVFTGLDECTKETADTCIQK
- a CDS encoding NAD(P)-dependent oxidoreductase, producing the protein MIRFVILLSTRLRNYVYCQTIRYSAIACQPRSAETCSTNARRAGAHHHERQGRDDMSTTAARENIGFIGLGLMGHGIAKNIVDKGYPLTFLGRKNRKPAEDLLGRGAREVATSKEVAAASDIVFICVTGSREVEAIIRGPGGLKEGLKQGSVVVDCSTSDPVSTVALAAELKALGIDYVDAPLSRTPKEAWEGMLDAMVGAPDAVFARLKPVIETWAGRIVHIGDTGDGHRMKLLNNFVSLGYAAIYSEALALAQKVGISPARFDSVIRNGRMDCGFYQTFMRWTLEGDRDAHKFTIANAFKDLTYLESMAGAAGIANPLGNATKNSFATAHAAGPAEQYVPMLATHIGKLNGVDLMPSRDGVKQKI
- a CDS encoding FadR/GntR family transcriptional regulator, with translation MKTAAAERPAGFRRADAPRIPGASVHTSLASEIGLRIVRGDYPPGTILPNEAKWSETFDVSRSAVREAIKMLMAKSLLASRPKIGSWVEPKERWNLLDRDVLAWYATSPDREVFLRTVQEFRHIIEPEATAFAAMRRTDEQMAEISQACREMGEATNLQERTRADTRFHLAILRASGNDLLVPLGVLIESAFDHLFAYTTRELDDLQHVQKLHEAIERNIRLKRPDAARNAVRKLLANTDEVIQSR
- a CDS encoding MFS transporter, whose translation is MTTISSNAAPPGIDSAYAWTRLAISVLLATIGGVGMWAVVVVLPAVQAEFGVDRAAASMPYTATMVGFAAGNVLVGRAIDRVGYWIPALVSSTALAAGFLLASLSDSILQFTFAQGLLIGLGTSAIFGPLIADISHWFNRRRGVAVAAAASGSYLAGTVWPAIIPPLMRAEGWRFTYLVIGIACLATMVPLVLMLRRRAPVVVAGSPGTRLVQPIALSPAALQMLLVIAGLGCCVAMSMPQVHIVAYCLDLGYGVAHGADMLSIMMAAGVVSRLASGFVADRIGGVRTLLIGSVLQCLSLFFYIPFDGLASLYIVSLVFGLSQGGIVPCYAIIVREYMPAKEAGQRVGIVIMATIFGMAIGGWMSGWIYDLTGSYSAAFLNGIAWNLLNILVMLLVFWKARRSVIVVA
- a CDS encoding DUF3175 domain-containing protein is translated as MTAKKKWSADVTEHSDALDLEEHVFESDDARKIAASLKRSAEHSDRRKAEPFQSAMSMLNFYINRAGKNLPDERKKVLEKAKDELRVAFGREKQDQH
- a CDS encoding NAD(P)-dependent oxidoreductase; this encodes MTKRIMFTGGSGKAGRHVVQYLVEHGCQVLNIDTRPLDNPKVRTLITDITDSGQVFNALSSYMGLHEFDPSLRAQPVDAVVHFAAIPRIMITPDNEVFRINAMGTYNVIEAAVKLGIRKVVIASSETTYGLVFANEPRNPTHFPLDEDYDVDPMDSYALSKIVNEKTARAFALRSGADIYALRIGNVIEPHEYSLFPKWFADPGFRKRIAWSYIDARDLGQITLRAIEKDGLGYQVFNAANDDTSSDLPTAELLKRFYPGVPVNAELGEYETLLSNRKARDVLGFRPEHSWRKYVKTA
- a CDS encoding LacI family DNA-binding transcriptional regulator, whose product is MSKPRSRRGGGRPTIADVARKAGVGAITVSRALREPGRVSEDLRRQIQAAVDELGYVPDPNARALASARAEVFGVLVPSLTNNVFAEVVRGIYDSLSDSPFRIQIGNTHYSGLEEERLLQVFGSQRPAALIVAGIDQTPGARRLLENAGCPVVQVMETGPDPVDMMVGFSHLDGGRTATEHLLQAGYRKIGFIGARMDPRSQRRLAGYRAAMEAAGLFDPRLVTTTPVPSSVSLGRELFRDALAKMPTLDGVFCNNDDIALGVLFECRRASIDVPKQIGIVGFNDLDMMQVSFPSITSVRTHRYEIGTRSVAMALAAIAGNRPQQRIVDLGFELMRRESTAR
- a CDS encoding sugar ABC transporter substrate-binding protein, which gives rise to MIKSLVGGVIAATAFVMLGSSAIAGPEVVKGPAAEPDCFAPWAADTQFFKFPKKDGPYRIALANGYIANTWRIQMIQTAKAYAAQPDVAKKLKEFKVVSTGEDVPAQISAINNFIDSGFDAIVVNAQNPTAFGPVIKRAKEAGVVLVAFDNILDTKDAINVNVDQKGLGELWGKWLVAHVPNGGKVLEVRGVAGTSVDTDRHNGIHEVLDGSGKKWDVTEVVGKWDDGVAQKATADAIATSGPFDGVTGQGGDTGIVQAMIDAKHPFVPFGGETENGFRKFCAAHAADGLKCSSAGTGPAQVAVAIKTAISALEGNVVPQSVKLPLAIVEDPNFKAGQDYFPDQSDNFFVGNSFPTCGINFTAQEIMGQTKENK